From the Blastocatellia bacterium genome, one window contains:
- a CDS encoding sigma-54 dependent transcriptional regulator, which yields MEPSHFRILVVDDEEPVRRLLTDVLELEGYRLDTAASVSEALAKIGREVYDLVLTDLKIGPDSGMDLVKQIRSASTETEVMMMTAYATVETAVQAMKLGACDYITKPFQLEELTHRIRNVLERKQLRKEVEILREQFQRRFGFENIIGESKELLRVLEKVKKIAPTEATVLITGETGTGKELIAKAIHNLSRRADRPFISINCAAFPEQLLESELFGHAKGAFTGAISARRGLIEEAHGGTLFLDEIGDTPLSIQVKLLRTLEDKTIRRLGENRTITVDVRFIAATNRNLEEAIKRKEFREDLFYRLNVISIHLPPLRARRGDIPLLANHFLRIYSERERKPLIGFTEQALSLLINYDFPGNIRELENIVEQAVAMASGEWITPAELPPSVREHSYNPPKKEIERALNDVERDLIVEAIERNQWNLEKAARDLGMSRTTLWRKMKKYDVTKPRTKRASHSDSDS from the coding sequence ATGGAACCGAGCCATTTCCGAATCCTCGTGGTGGACGATGAGGAGCCCGTCCGCCGCCTTCTCACTGATGTCCTGGAACTGGAAGGATACCGCCTGGACACGGCGGCCAGCGTCTCCGAAGCCCTGGCCAAGATCGGGCGGGAGGTCTATGACCTTGTTCTCACGGACTTGAAGATCGGTCCCGATTCGGGCATGGACCTTGTCAAGCAGATTCGCTCGGCTTCGACCGAAACCGAAGTGATGATGATGACGGCCTACGCGACGGTTGAAACGGCCGTTCAAGCGATGAAACTCGGGGCATGCGATTACATCACCAAACCGTTCCAACTGGAGGAGCTGACGCATCGAATTCGCAATGTCCTGGAGAGGAAGCAGCTCCGCAAGGAGGTGGAAATACTGCGCGAGCAATTCCAGCGCCGGTTTGGCTTTGAGAACATCATTGGCGAGAGTAAGGAACTGCTCCGCGTTCTGGAGAAGGTGAAAAAAATCGCACCCACCGAGGCGACCGTTCTCATTACCGGCGAGACCGGTACCGGTAAAGAACTCATCGCCAAAGCGATTCACAACCTGAGCCGTCGGGCCGACAGACCGTTCATCTCCATCAATTGTGCCGCCTTCCCCGAGCAGCTTCTCGAAAGCGAATTGTTCGGTCACGCCAAAGGCGCGTTCACCGGCGCGATCTCCGCCCGTCGCGGCCTGATCGAGGAGGCTCACGGAGGAACGCTCTTTCTCGATGAAATCGGCGATACGCCGCTTTCGATCCAGGTCAAACTGCTGCGGACGCTCGAAGACAAAACCATTCGGCGATTGGGCGAAAATCGAACCATCACCGTGGATGTGCGATTCATCGCCGCCACCAATCGCAACCTCGAGGAGGCCATCAAGCGAAAAGAATTTCGTGAGGACCTCTTCTATCGCCTGAATGTGATCTCGATCCATCTGCCGCCGCTGCGGGCCCGGCGCGGGGATATTCCTCTACTGGCCAATCATTTTCTTCGGATTTACAGCGAGCGCGAGCGCAAGCCGCTAATCGGGTTCACCGAACAGGCGCTGTCGCTGCTCATCAATTACGACTTCCCCGGCAATATCCGCGAGCTGGAGAACATCGTCGAGCAGGCCGTCGCCATGGCCTCGGGAGAATGGATCACGCCCGCCGAACTTCCCCCCTCGGTGCGCGAGCACAGTTATAACCCGCCGAAAAAGGAGATCGAGCGGGCCCTCAACGACGTCGAGCGCGATTTGATCGTCGAGGCCATTGAGCGAAATCAATGGAACCTGGAAAAAGCGGCCAGGGACCTCGGCATGAGTCGCACCACCCTCTGGCGCAAGATGAAGAAGTACGACGTGACCAAGCCAAGGACGAAACGGGCCTCACACTCCGACAGTGACTCCTAG
- a CDS encoding CpaF family protein: MSALKNRIIGVVPEKGGEVKSGNGADSPGGNGKSGAAFADAGESALPVAQPVIREVIALPRPPVARRDVYQELKTQIHQDLIRRLDLTKLDTIEPAVLQAEISRIVQEMLEARSVPLSMAERERIVVEVRDELFGLGPLEPLLNDPTISDILVNTYKQVYVERFGKLQLTDVMFKDDEHLMQIIDRIVSRVGRRIDESSPMVDARLPDGSRVNAIIPPLAIDGPILSIRRFGTVKPSIEELIKKGTLTPAIARLLEGCVKCRLNIIISGGTGAGKTTLLNALSSFIPSDERIITIEDSAELQLQQEHVVRLETRPPNIEGKGEVTQRDLVRNSLRMRPDRIILGEVRGAEAIDMLQAMNTGHDGSLATIHANSPRDALARLETMCMMAGLKLSEKAIRQQIASAINLIIQVARLSDGTRKVISISEITGMEGDIISMQDIFVFERLGIQDGRVIGEFRATGIRPRFAEKLQRAGFTLPSTIFAPAAMDDQ, from the coding sequence ATGAGCGCATTGAAGAATCGAATTATCGGGGTCGTTCCCGAAAAGGGGGGAGAAGTCAAAAGCGGCAACGGTGCAGACTCACCCGGCGGTAACGGGAAGAGTGGTGCCGCGTTTGCCGACGCCGGCGAGAGCGCTCTGCCCGTTGCTCAACCCGTCATCCGCGAAGTCATCGCGCTGCCCCGCCCACCTGTCGCCCGGCGTGACGTCTATCAGGAACTCAAGACGCAAATCCATCAGGATTTAATCAGGCGCCTCGATCTCACTAAACTCGACACCATTGAACCGGCCGTTCTGCAGGCCGAAATCAGCCGGATCGTCCAAGAGATGCTGGAAGCCCGGTCCGTTCCGCTCAGCATGGCCGAGCGCGAGCGCATCGTGGTCGAAGTGCGCGATGAGCTGTTCGGTTTGGGTCCGCTGGAGCCGTTGCTGAACGATCCGACCATCTCGGACATTCTGGTCAACACCTACAAGCAGGTCTACGTCGAGCGGTTCGGCAAGCTCCAACTGACCGATGTCATGTTCAAGGACGACGAGCACCTGATGCAGATCATAGATCGGATCGTGTCGCGGGTGGGACGGCGGATTGATGAGTCCTCGCCGATGGTGGATGCGCGGTTGCCCGATGGGTCGCGCGTCAACGCCATCATCCCGCCGCTGGCCATTGACGGACCCATCCTCTCCATTCGCCGGTTTGGGACGGTGAAGCCATCAATCGAGGAGCTGATCAAAAAAGGGACGTTGACCCCAGCCATTGCGCGGCTCCTGGAAGGGTGTGTGAAGTGCCGGTTGAACATCATCATTTCGGGCGGCACCGGAGCGGGAAAGACGACGCTTTTGAACGCGCTGTCATCGTTCATTCCGTCGGACGAGCGGATCATCACCATTGAGGATTCGGCCGAGCTGCAACTGCAACAGGAGCACGTGGTGCGGCTGGAGACGCGGCCTCCGAACATCGAGGGGAAGGGGGAGGTGACGCAGCGGGATCTGGTGCGCAACAGCCTGCGGATGAGGCCGGATCGGATCATCCTGGGGGAGGTGCGAGGGGCCGAGGCGATAGATATGCTTCAGGCGATGAACACGGGGCATGACGGGAGCCTGGCGACGATTCACGCCAACTCGCCCCGCGATGCCCTGGCCCGATTGGAGACCATGTGCATGATGGCCGGGCTGAAGCTTTCGGAGAAGGCCATTCGTCAACAGATCGCCTCGGCGATCAACCTGATCATCCAGGTGGCCCGACTGAGCGACGGGACTCGCAAGGTCATTTCGATCAGCGAGATCACGGGCATGGAGGGGGACATTATCTCCATGCAGGACATCTTCGTCTTCGAGCGCCTGGGGATCCAGGACGGTCGGGTCATCGGTGAATTCCGGGCAACGGGAATTCGCCCGCGATTTGCGGAAAAACTGCAACGCGCTGGGTTCACTCTTCCCAGCACGATCTTTGCCCCCGCCGCCATGGACGACCAATGA
- a CDS encoding M64 family metallopeptidase gives MTMTQTFRVKARQMLALSLTAYILSSAIPLVVHSQNILVPTAGTEQLLVKFDGVSWEVVGRQVLPVPYASPGDGRLRIDLAAGMEKMVVAALSDEDLAVSAHELMPDGQLVSQRIPVSATLLPVRVPSDHSLSLLQVWSKDRVVGTIDLTATGSESWASSGLPPYTTETVLDNGPASNRFDIVFLGDGYQAADMGKYDRDVRAMSEYLLSTPPFSNYRQMFNIHKVNVISRQSGIDHPEQNLFRDTALDLTFNYGGISQAVYLPLESEYKVYQAAALVPQADAIVVLANDPQFGGSSGPLHNFTVVTTNPVSKDLLVHELGHSLGFLGDESDGRQAPPLREPTQVNVTLQATVEGLKKVGKWDYWIDSGSERVGLFPGGMGSRVGVYRPSRTCRMRTISAPFCPVCTEQIIKRLYTYFRPIESVTPQAKGSLSLTGSTSVVFTVTPIQPVGHSLRITWALDGAILDHTDSTLALSLDGLARGQHTITVTVSDPTPLVRRDPARALSASLSWTITK, from the coding sequence ATGACAATGACACAGACGTTCCGGGTGAAGGCGAGGCAGATGCTCGCTCTCAGCCTGACCGCTTATATTCTTTCCTCGGCGATACCGCTTGTGGTTCACAGTCAGAACATCCTCGTGCCCACGGCGGGGACAGAACAACTTCTCGTCAAATTCGACGGTGTGTCCTGGGAAGTGGTGGGTCGTCAGGTACTCCCCGTCCCCTACGCCTCACCGGGAGATGGACGTCTTCGCATTGACCTCGCGGCGGGGATGGAGAAGATGGTGGTCGCGGCTCTTTCGGACGAGGACCTCGCGGTATCGGCGCATGAGCTGATGCCGGATGGCCAACTGGTGAGCCAGCGGATTCCCGTTTCGGCAACTCTCCTGCCGGTGCGAGTTCCTTCGGATCACTCTCTGAGCCTGCTTCAGGTATGGTCGAAAGACAGAGTGGTTGGAACGATTGATCTCACAGCGACCGGTTCGGAGAGTTGGGCAAGTAGCGGCCTTCCTCCCTATACGACCGAGACCGTCCTCGACAATGGTCCCGCGAGCAATCGTTTCGACATCGTATTTCTTGGAGACGGCTATCAGGCCGCCGACATGGGCAAATACGATCGGGATGTTCGCGCCATGAGCGAGTATCTTCTCAGCACGCCGCCGTTCTCAAACTACCGGCAGATGTTCAACATCCACAAGGTCAACGTCATTTCCCGGCAGTCGGGCATTGATCATCCGGAGCAAAATCTTTTCCGGGACACAGCGCTTGACCTGACCTTCAACTATGGCGGCATCTCCCAGGCCGTTTATCTGCCGCTGGAGAGTGAGTACAAAGTCTATCAAGCAGCAGCACTCGTACCGCAGGCTGATGCGATTGTGGTTCTCGCCAACGATCCTCAGTTCGGCGGCTCCTCCGGGCCGTTGCACAACTTCACCGTCGTGACGACGAACCCTGTCAGCAAGGACCTTTTGGTTCATGAGTTGGGCCATTCCCTGGGCTTTCTTGGCGATGAAAGCGACGGTCGGCAGGCTCCGCCTCTGCGCGAGCCGACGCAGGTGAACGTGACGCTTCAGGCGACGGTTGAGGGGCTCAAGAAAGTCGGGAAGTGGGATTACTGGATTGATTCCGGTTCCGAGCGCGTCGGACTCTTCCCGGGCGGGATGGGCTCTCGCGTCGGAGTCTATCGCCCCAGCCGTACCTGCAGGATGAGAACGATCTCCGCTCCCTTCTGTCCCGTGTGCACCGAGCAGATCATCAAGCGATTGTACACCTACTTTCGCCCCATTGAATCCGTGACCCCTCAGGCGAAGGGGAGCCTATCACTGACCGGGAGCACCTCTGTAGTTTTCACCGTCACACCGATTCAGCCAGTCGGCCACTCGCTCCGCATCACCTGGGCGCTCGATGGTGCGATCCTCGATCACACCGATTCAACGCTGGCTCTTTCGCTCGACGGCCTGGCTCGTGGGCAGCATACAATTACGGTCACGGTCAGCGATCCCACGCCGCTTGTGCGTCGTGATCCCGCACGTGCTCTCTCGGCGAGCCTGTCCTGGACGATCACAAAGTGA
- a CDS encoding FG-GAP-like repeat-containing protein produces MKSRARGHRIPVFAFLMLCSFPMVKADRVMTSPQEKEFSPTIGLRASGRGAPQITLQDGIEAATERGDRGERDGGYSPLTPTVLAQGDINGDGLVDLVIGFTQAGGGELAVRLGRGQGEFLAPLRVRLSGETPSALVVEDVTGDGFDDVVVGYSDATILTLYAGSESGSLLLKNTVDLGLAVTGLAWADFTRDGVKDLLAATDSPLLALLPGVGGGRWGQAQFISLALDASSMRLGGVRAEDVDRDGVRDAVVIYRGPSSGVALLYGRSAGGLTPPWYIPTAAPLDDLTLADINGDGWLDLIATERGMGQLSVWMGRAGRQFSGPTSLAAGVEPGPLTRANFNGDGLPDLAVVDVRRNQVLLFLATGSGSFQSPVSLDVQGQPVALTAGRFNTDGLDDLAVAKIGGASLVVSLTAPPTIVVNTAADGIAQDGKVTLREAILAANGNPPNSDVPSGRGSGAPDVIGFDIPDAEKTGDRFVLRLNSALGPLPALTDGGTTIDGTTQRGFSTTPIVVLEGSQIGAADGVTITSSLNVVRGLIITGFGGNGVKISGTDAPVTGNIVAGCIIGFDPAAPRLPGNGLAGIALSGRAVENTLIGGPATADRNLIAGNGSNGIDIGAGVRQTQIINNLIGAIVAGRRLGNGGDGIAVSGAENTIIGGTGEGAGNLIIANGRNGISVEQSAGTRIQRNRIGLSLREDERGGNNGDGILLVNARNSVIGGPDRAARNIISGNGGNGITLIRSALIRIEGNLIGTDAEGRAAVGNSGVGILLDDGSQNNTIGGEDEGAGNVISGNGSAGVLISRDGQGNLIVGNIIGLDAGGRAALGNGGDGVTISGGSNNQIGSSSRAGRNVISGNAGDGVKILNSSSNRLTFNIIGLDATGAEARPNGGNGVLILSAEGHAGQNLVQDNTIAHNRGAGVKILTSSSGNQVSRNSIFANEGLGIDRGGTEVLPRITAVTNNGGGSVTVSGIFPATAPEGATIEAFLADPDPSGRGEGRTFLGSTKADARGRFALTVLGRSDGDWITVTATDFRGDTSEFSENFVVDLVAPTVTVVLPNGGEAIRSGTTFCITWTASDNVGVVASDILLSTDGGATFNQIGTTSGPTERFCWDVPRDLLTSRARIRVVVRDAANNVGQDDSDGDFTIDPNAPVVTVLIPNGGEIVPGSSRFRILWSALGTITACDVLLSTDGGATYTLLAGNLPGTQSSYLWAPGTISTRQGRIRVACTDTQNRRAVDDSDADFTVDSTPPQVTVLTPDGGEVIRAGSRFRIQWRSSDDLQVASHDLLLSTDGLRSFGPLPDAAGQRTTGLPGDQQFFDWEVPFELQTTEGRICVRARDIAGNELQDCNDSNFTIVQVPPSVRVLSPNGGEVLTGGSRFTIRWTTSERIVEQEILLSLDGGASFPITIASGVSGSTQTFDWVVPTTLSTRHGRIRVIAQNAAGRIASDDSDGDFIIDSRPPAVRVVSPNGREVFRGGDVFSILWRASDDVQLVRQTVQISIDGGATFSDIVTLDGNDPQRFDWKVPLTLFTLRGRVRVIVEDVAGNVVSDDSDADFWTIPFENEPPFIRVTSPNGGEIVCAGRPFTIQWQSTDNTAVQWADILLSLDGGASFTPIVERLPGTTQSFEWDVPAGLSSTRAVILVRVRDYAGNVASDVSDRVFAIDGQNPIVTSVTIGPGNAFLARQSVTIAWEAADDVGITSQTIEFSADGGTTWTTLADVAATARSFVWTIPAGTSTTNGRVRVTARDSCGRTGQGVSGRFTVISSF; encoded by the coding sequence ATGAAAAGCCGGGCGAGAGGACATCGCATCCCTGTTTTCGCCTTCCTCATGCTGTGCAGTTTCCCGATGGTGAAAGCTGATCGGGTGATGACTTCTCCTCAGGAAAAGGAATTCTCACCGACGATTGGTTTGCGGGCGAGCGGCCGCGGGGCCCCGCAGATCACGTTACAGGATGGCATCGAAGCCGCCACCGAGCGAGGAGATCGTGGAGAACGAGACGGCGGGTATTCGCCCCTCACGCCCACGGTCCTCGCTCAGGGAGACATCAACGGGGATGGCCTTGTGGATCTGGTCATCGGCTTCACTCAAGCGGGCGGTGGGGAACTGGCCGTTCGCTTGGGACGCGGTCAGGGTGAGTTTCTGGCTCCTCTGAGAGTTCGCCTGAGCGGAGAGACGCCCTCAGCGCTGGTCGTTGAGGATGTCACCGGAGACGGTTTCGATGATGTCGTTGTCGGCTACAGCGATGCGACGATCCTGACCCTCTACGCGGGCAGCGAAAGTGGCAGTCTGCTATTGAAAAACACGGTGGATCTGGGATTGGCGGTGACCGGACTCGCCTGGGCCGATTTCACACGCGATGGGGTGAAGGATTTACTTGCAGCGACGGATTCGCCGTTGCTGGCTCTTCTGCCGGGAGTGGGGGGAGGCCGATGGGGTCAGGCCCAGTTCATCTCCCTGGCGCTTGATGCTAGTTCGATGAGACTCGGTGGCGTTCGTGCTGAGGATGTGGACCGGGATGGCGTGCGGGATGCCGTCGTGATCTATCGCGGTCCTTCCAGTGGAGTGGCCCTTCTCTATGGTCGGTCGGCGGGCGGTCTGACTCCGCCGTGGTATATTCCAACAGCGGCGCCACTGGATGATCTGACCCTGGCCGATATCAATGGAGATGGCTGGCTCGATCTCATCGCCACCGAACGCGGAATGGGGCAATTGAGCGTTTGGATGGGGCGCGCCGGACGGCAGTTCTCCGGTCCAACCTCCCTGGCGGCGGGCGTCGAACCCGGTCCGCTGACCAGAGCTAATTTCAACGGCGATGGACTGCCCGACCTCGCCGTCGTTGACGTGCGGAGGAATCAGGTCCTTCTCTTTCTGGCCACGGGCAGCGGGTCGTTCCAGTCACCCGTCAGTCTTGACGTGCAGGGTCAGCCGGTCGCTCTCACTGCCGGACGATTTAACACGGACGGGCTGGATGATCTGGCGGTGGCGAAGATCGGTGGAGCCAGTCTCGTCGTCTCACTCACTGCTCCTCCCACCATCGTCGTAAACACCGCCGCCGATGGAATCGCTCAGGACGGTAAGGTGACTCTCCGCGAAGCCATTCTGGCAGCTAACGGCAATCCGCCCAATTCGGATGTCCCCTCGGGTCGGGGCAGTGGCGCCCCGGATGTGATCGGCTTTGACATCCCGGATGCGGAAAAGACGGGCGATCGTTTTGTCCTACGACTCAATTCGGCGCTCGGCCCCCTGCCCGCCCTCACCGATGGGGGAACGACCATTGATGGAACGACGCAACGAGGGTTCTCGACGACGCCGATCGTTGTGCTGGAGGGTTCTCAGATCGGCGCTGCCGACGGCGTGACGATTACCTCCAGCCTCAATGTCGTGCGTGGCCTCATCATCACCGGGTTCGGTGGAAACGGGGTGAAGATCAGCGGCACCGATGCGCCGGTCACGGGCAACATCGTCGCGGGCTGCATCATAGGTTTTGATCCGGCGGCACCGCGTCTGCCCGGCAATGGACTGGCCGGGATCGCACTCTCCGGTCGCGCCGTGGAAAACACTCTCATCGGAGGGCCCGCCACCGCCGATCGCAATCTGATCGCCGGCAACGGAAGTAACGGGATTGACATCGGCGCGGGCGTGCGTCAGACGCAGATCATAAATAACCTCATCGGCGCCATCGTCGCCGGTCGCCGATTGGGTAATGGCGGCGATGGAATCGCCGTCAGTGGAGCCGAGAATACGATCATCGGCGGAACGGGCGAAGGAGCCGGAAACCTCATCATCGCCAACGGACGAAACGGAATCTCGGTTGAGCAGAGCGCCGGCACGCGCATTCAACGGAATCGCATCGGCCTGAGTCTTCGAGAGGATGAGCGCGGAGGCAACAACGGGGACGGAATTCTGCTCGTCAATGCCCGAAACAGTGTCATCGGGGGACCGGATCGGGCGGCGCGGAACATCATCTCCGGCAATGGCGGCAATGGCATCACGCTCATTCGGAGCGCACTCATTCGTATCGAGGGCAATCTCATCGGCACCGATGCCGAGGGGCGCGCGGCGGTGGGCAATAGCGGCGTGGGAATCCTTCTCGATGACGGCTCGCAAAATAACACCATTGGCGGAGAAGACGAGGGAGCAGGCAATGTGATTTCCGGTAACGGCTCGGCGGGTGTGCTCATCAGCCGGGACGGACAGGGAAATCTCATTGTCGGCAACATCATCGGCCTCGATGCCGGGGGACGCGCGGCTCTTGGCAATGGCGGCGATGGCGTGACCATTAGCGGAGGCAGCAATAATCAGATCGGAAGCAGCAGTCGCGCCGGTCGCAACGTCATCAGCGGCAACGCCGGCGACGGCGTCAAGATTTTGAATTCGAGCAGCAATCGCCTCACCTTCAACATCATCGGTCTGGATGCCACGGGCGCGGAGGCGCGACCTAACGGCGGTAACGGCGTGCTCATTCTCAGCGCCGAGGGGCATGCCGGCCAAAATCTCGTCCAGGATAACACCATCGCGCACAATCGCGGCGCCGGCGTGAAGATCCTCACTTCGAGTTCCGGCAACCAGGTGTCGCGCAACTCGATCTTCGCTAACGAGGGTCTGGGCATTGATCGTGGCGGCACGGAGGTGCTGCCCCGGATCACCGCCGTGACGAACAACGGAGGCGGGAGCGTTACCGTCAGCGGCATCTTCCCGGCCACGGCTCCTGAAGGCGCGACCATTGAAGCCTTCCTCGCAGATCCCGACCCGAGTGGACGAGGCGAGGGACGCACCTTCCTCGGCAGCACGAAAGCAGATGCGCGGGGCCGCTTCGCCCTGACCGTCCTCGGCCGGTCTGACGGAGACTGGATCACGGTCACGGCCACCGATTTCCGCGGCGATACGTCGGAGTTTTCCGAGAACTTCGTCGTGGATCTCGTCGCGCCGACGGTTACGGTCGTTCTGCCCAACGGCGGCGAAGCGATCCGTTCGGGGACGACGTTCTGCATCACTTGGACCGCCTCCGACAACGTCGGCGTGGTCGCCTCGGACATCCTGCTCTCCACCGATGGCGGAGCGACGTTTAATCAGATCGGCACCACGTCCGGGCCAACGGAACGATTCTGCTGGGATGTTCCTCGCGATCTCCTCACCAGCCGGGCCCGGATTCGCGTCGTCGTGCGAGATGCCGCCAACAATGTAGGTCAGGATGACAGCGACGGCGATTTCACCATTGATCCCAACGCGCCGGTGGTGACCGTCCTCATCCCCAACGGCGGTGAGATCGTGCCCGGCAGCTCGCGATTTCGTATCCTCTGGTCGGCGCTCGGCACGATCACGGCGTGCGATGTTTTGCTCTCGACCGACGGAGGCGCAACTTATACCCTGCTTGCCGGGAATCTGCCGGGAACGCAATCGTCGTATCTCTGGGCGCCCGGCACGATCTCGACCCGACAGGGACGCATTCGCGTCGCCTGCACCGATACGCAGAACCGGCGCGCGGTTGACGACAGCGATGCCGATTTCACCGTTGATTCAACGCCGCCTCAGGTGACCGTTCTCACGCCCGATGGCGGAGAGGTCATTCGCGCCGGATCGCGGTTCCGCATCCAGTGGCGGTCCTCGGACGATCTCCAGGTCGCATCGCATGATCTGCTGCTGTCAACCGACGGCCTCCGGAGCTTCGGTCCCTTGCCCGATGCCGCCGGTCAGAGGACGACCGGGCTTCCGGGAGATCAACAATTCTTCGATTGGGAAGTTCCTTTTGAGCTGCAAACGACCGAGGGGCGCATCTGCGTCCGGGCCCGCGATATTGCCGGGAACGAACTTCAGGACTGCAACGATTCGAACTTCACCATCGTTCAGGTTCCGCCGAGCGTGCGCGTCCTCAGCCCCAACGGCGGCGAAGTTCTCACTGGCGGCAGCCGATTCACCATCCGCTGGACGACTTCGGAACGGATCGTCGAGCAGGAAATTCTCCTCTCGCTCGACGGAGGCGCCTCCTTCCCCATCACGATTGCGTCGGGAGTGAGCGGATCAACGCAGACATTCGACTGGGTGGTCCCCACGACTCTTTCAACGCGGCATGGTCGCATCCGGGTGATCGCTCAGAATGCCGCCGGTCGTATCGCGAGCGATGACAGCGACGGTGATTTCATCATTGACTCCCGTCCGCCCGCGGTGCGTGTGGTCTCGCCCAACGGGCGCGAGGTCTTCCGGGGAGGCGATGTCTTCTCCATCCTCTGGCGGGCATCGGATGACGTGCAGCTTGTGCGCCAGACGGTGCAAATCTCTATTGACGGCGGAGCGACGTTCAGCGACATCGTGACGCTCGACGGCAACGATCCGCAGCGCTTCGACTGGAAAGTGCCGCTCACGCTCTTCACCTTGCGGGGGCGCGTGCGCGTCATCGTCGAAGACGTGGCGGGCAACGTCGTCTCGGACGACAGCGATGCCGACTTCTGGACGATCCCGTTTGAGAACGAGCCGCCGTTCATTCGCGTCACCAGTCCCAACGGAGGCGAAATCGTCTGCGCGGGCCGACCTTTCACCATCCAATGGCAGTCCACGGATAACACGGCCGTGCAGTGGGCCGACATCTTGCTCTCGCTCGACGGCGGTGCGAGCTTCACCCCCATTGTCGAGCGCCTGCCCGGAACAACCCAATCGTTCGAGTGGGATGTCCCGGCGGGCCTCTCCTCGACCCGAGCCGTGATCCTCGTTCGCGTGCGCGATTACGCCGGAAATGTCGCCAGCGATGTGAGCGATCGCGTCTTCGCCATTGACGGACAAAATCCGATCGTGACCTCAGTGACCATCGGACCGGGGAACGCTTTCCTCGCCCGTCAATCGGTGACCATTGCCTGGGAAGCGGCGGATGATGTCGGCATTACATCTCAGACCATCGAGTTCTCCGCCGACGGCGGCACGACCTGGACGACGCTGGCCGATGTCGCAGCCACCGCTCGATCCTTCGTCTGGACCATTCCGGCGGGAACAAGCACGACCAATGGGCGCGTGCGCGTCACCGCCCGCGATTCCTGCGGTCGTACAGGTCAAGGCGTGAGCGGCCGGTTCACCGTGATCAGCTCGTTCTAG